In Sulfitobacter faviae, the genomic window TCTTGGGTGCGCCGCTCAATCCCGACCGCCCACCACCCCGAGCTCGCCGTCCTGATACCGGTTTCGTGTTTCAGGAATTCGCCCTCGTAGAACGCTCCACGGCACTACGCAACGTGCTCAACGGCCGCCTGGGGCGGATGTCACCTTTCCAAGCAGTACTGGGATCGCCAATGGCTCACGATCTCGATATTGCCCGCACAGCACTCGCCGATTGCGGCATCGCAGAACTCGCGGAACGCCGTGTCGACAGTCTCAGCGGAGGACAGCGACAGCGCGTGGCTATTGCGCGATGTCTGGCGCAGGAACCACGGCTGATCCTCGCCGACGAGCCAGTGAGCAACCTCGACCCCGCCCGCGCTGGAGAGGTTCTGGGGTTGATGACCAAGGCGGCGCGAGCGCGTGATGCAACAGCGCTATTCTCCTCGCACCAACCCGATCTGGCGCGGCGTTTTGCAGGGCGCATCATCGGCATACGAGAGGGGCGGATCGCGTTTAACGTGCCAACGTCCGAGTTGAAAGACGATGCGACTGCCGAACTCTATCGGGGGTCAGGACCGACGCCGGAACTCGGTCCCCGGGCGGTGTTATGATGGCC contains:
- a CDS encoding phosphonate ABC transporter ATP-binding protein is translated as MAIEIDDLSYVHKGAQLPALERVSFRLPAGECVALLGPSGAGKTTLLALLDGRIQGWRGRVSVLGAPLNPDRPPPRARRPDTGFVFQEFALVERSTALRNVLNGRLGRMSPFQAVLGSPMAHDLDIARTALADCGIAELAERRVDSLSGGQRQRVAIARCLAQEPRLILADEPVSNLDPARAGEVLGLMTKAARARDATALFSSHQPDLARRFAGRIIGIREGRIAFNVPTSELKDDATAELYRGSGPTPELGPRAVL